In one window of Pelorhabdus rhamnosifermentans DNA:
- the rpmB gene encoding 50S ribosomal protein L28: MANLCEICGKGERSGNNVSHSHLKTKRTWKPNIQRVKGVMNGEIQKINVCTRCLRSGKVQRAI, encoded by the coding sequence ATGGCAAACTTATGTGAAATTTGTGGTAAAGGTGAACGTAGTGGTAATAACGTCAGCCATTCCCACTTAAAAACAAAACGTACATGGAAGCCGAATATTCAAAGAGTAAAAGGCGTTATGAACGGAGAAATTCAGAAAATCAATGTTTGTACTCGTTGTCTTCGTTCTGGTAAAGTTCAGCGAGCAATCTAA
- a CDS encoding DUF1858 domain-containing protein: MIKRDTPIVDILRRYPESQAVFKRHGMNCSTCMGANLEVIERGAKTHQINIDDLLKELNACERLQKK; the protein is encoded by the coding sequence ATGATTAAACGTGATACACCCATTGTTGATATTCTTCGCCGCTATCCCGAGTCCCAAGCTGTTTTTAAACGACATGGAATGAACTGTAGCACTTGTATGGGGGCTAATCTGGAAGTGATTGAACGCGGAGCAAAAACACATCAAATTAATATTGATGATCTGTTAAAAGAATTAAATGCTTGTGAGAGGCTGCAAAAAAAATAA
- the recG gene encoding ATP-dependent DNA helicase RecG, giving the protein MLDWNSPIQYLKGVGPSKAAQLLKLGLGTVGQLLEFFPARYEDRSMLKSIRQLVVGECETFQAQVLAVTVKQVRRGLSILNVLVGDDTGAVELVWFNQNFLRKKFKIGLTVVVYGKVERQYNLKITNAEVEVIHEGDVFEGRILPVYHLGENVSQNMLRQLMKQVFALNIIIDEILPEEIVDKNKLMGRSEAFYHIHYPATQQLLEQAIERLKFEELFLLQVALLQIKSEKQRPFSGVKHGVDGDMSRQVLVELPFTLTAGQQAALKDIKADMEDSQPMQRLLQGDVGSGKTIIAALALIKTVENGYQGAFMAPTEILAEQHYHTLAQLFAPLGIKLGLLTGSKTKKQKAEICHLLRTGLIDILIGTHALIQEAVEFEHLGLVVTDEQHRFGVNQRARLQEKGQEPDVLFMTATPIPRTLALTVYGDLDVSLITHLPPGRKAIRTFLRGPEKRAAIYQFVRTQIEAGRQAYVVCPLVEESDKIDTQAAVQLFEELQAGYLKEIACGLIHGKLKATEKDAIMKAFYENELSLLVATTVIEVGVNVPNATMMVIEGAERFGLSQLHQLRGRIGRGSHQSYCVLIAHNKQSETLERLKVMTESNDGFVIAEKDLLLRGPGQFFGTRQHGLPDLKIANIVTDVAILLQARSAAQQLIHSQAVSHELQKTLLERFGPDFVILHN; this is encoded by the coding sequence GTGCTCGATTGGAATAGTCCGATCCAGTATTTGAAAGGTGTAGGCCCTTCTAAAGCTGCTCAATTATTAAAGTTAGGACTTGGGACTGTGGGACAATTGCTGGAATTTTTTCCGGCTCGCTATGAAGATCGCAGCATGTTAAAGTCCATTAGACAATTAGTAGTTGGAGAGTGTGAGACGTTTCAAGCCCAGGTCTTAGCTGTTACAGTTAAACAAGTCCGTCGTGGTCTGTCTATTCTTAATGTGCTTGTTGGGGATGATACGGGAGCAGTGGAACTCGTTTGGTTTAATCAAAATTTTTTACGAAAAAAATTTAAAATAGGTTTGACTGTCGTTGTTTATGGCAAGGTAGAACGTCAGTACAATCTTAAAATAACGAATGCCGAAGTCGAAGTAATTCATGAGGGCGATGTATTTGAAGGACGCATTTTGCCTGTGTACCATTTAGGTGAGAATGTGTCACAAAATATGTTGCGACAGTTAATGAAGCAAGTTTTTGCTTTAAATATTATCATCGATGAAATATTACCTGAAGAAATTGTAGACAAAAATAAGCTTATGGGACGATCAGAAGCCTTCTATCATATTCATTATCCAGCTACGCAGCAACTGTTAGAACAGGCAATCGAACGATTAAAATTTGAAGAGCTTTTTTTGCTTCAAGTAGCACTTTTACAGATAAAATCAGAAAAGCAGCGTCCTTTTTCAGGAGTCAAGCATGGCGTAGACGGTGACATGAGCCGACAAGTCTTAGTGGAGCTGCCTTTTACATTAACGGCGGGGCAACAGGCGGCTTTAAAGGATATTAAAGCGGATATGGAAGATAGTCAACCAATGCAACGTCTGCTGCAAGGGGATGTCGGATCAGGTAAAACGATCATTGCTGCTTTGGCGCTTATTAAGACTGTTGAAAATGGCTATCAGGGAGCTTTTATGGCGCCTACGGAAATTTTGGCTGAGCAACATTATCATACGCTAGCACAACTATTTGCTCCGCTTGGTATTAAATTGGGTCTTCTTACAGGCAGTAAAACGAAAAAACAAAAAGCAGAAATTTGCCATTTGCTGAGAACGGGTTTGATTGATATCCTCATTGGGACGCATGCCTTAATTCAGGAAGCTGTTGAATTTGAGCACCTTGGCTTGGTGGTAACAGACGAGCAGCATCGATTTGGGGTCAATCAACGGGCCAGGTTGCAGGAAAAAGGTCAGGAGCCTGATGTACTGTTTATGACAGCTACGCCGATTCCGCGGACACTTGCCTTGACTGTATATGGCGATTTGGATGTGTCTCTTATTACACATTTGCCGCCCGGGCGAAAGGCCATTCGTACTTTTTTGCGTGGTCCTGAAAAACGCGCTGCTATTTACCAATTTGTTAGAACCCAGATAGAAGCGGGGCGTCAGGCTTATGTTGTGTGTCCACTTGTAGAGGAGTCTGATAAAATTGATACACAAGCTGCTGTGCAGCTTTTTGAGGAGCTTCAGGCAGGATATCTAAAGGAAATTGCTTGTGGTTTGATTCATGGCAAATTGAAGGCGACTGAAAAGGATGCCATCATGAAGGCTTTTTATGAAAATGAGCTTTCTTTGCTTGTGGCAACAACTGTTATTGAAGTAGGTGTTAATGTTCCGAATGCTACCATGATGGTGATTGAGGGGGCTGAGCGGTTTGGACTGTCTCAGCTTCACCAATTGCGGGGAAGAATCGGCCGGGGCAGTCATCAGTCATATTGTGTTTTAATTGCTCATAATAAACAGTCCGAGACCTTGGAGCGGCTGAAGGTCATGACTGAATCAAATGATGGCTTTGTGATTGCTGAAAAGGACTTGTTACTGCGAGGACCAGGACAGTTTTTTGGAACGAGGCAACATGGCTTGCCTGACTTAAAAATTGCCAATATCGTAACAGATGTAGCCATCCTTCTTCAGGCTCGTTCTGCTGCGCAGCAGTTGATTCATAGTCAAGCAGTCAGTCATGAACTGCAAAAAACACTGTTAGAACGTTTTGGCCCGGATTTTGTTATCCTTCATAATTAA
- a CDS encoding HipA family kinase, with translation MLIATKYYGIVGSGVTSPHLFRANNKKFYVVKLQNNPLGPKVLVNELLATKFGKLMDLCFPSGDIIKVTEETLQQNPRLRTSGAQAGLHFASQFIHHTEYMEKQHLVKAINKTQLAGVILFDHLFHNADRTSNYKNLLIKQQESGYKIYAIDNSHLFIYGNWTEQLLQRLSMKIKIYYHYSYGWLLRYYLTFQDFSPYLKIVSKISNAQIEQLVQEIPHEWLPDEQEKQALIDYIKLRRNTLEELWKKLGKHIPLDHR, from the coding sequence ATGCTCATTGCTACAAAATACTATGGCATCGTAGGATCTGGAGTTACTTCACCCCATTTATTTCGCGCCAATAACAAAAAATTTTATGTCGTAAAACTACAAAATAATCCCCTCGGACCCAAAGTATTAGTCAATGAATTGTTGGCAACTAAGTTTGGTAAACTCATGGACCTATGCTTTCCATCGGGAGACATTATCAAAGTTACTGAAGAAACCTTGCAGCAAAATCCGCGACTCAGAACATCAGGGGCACAGGCTGGACTTCATTTTGCCTCCCAATTTATTCATCACACAGAATATATGGAGAAGCAACACTTGGTCAAGGCAATAAATAAAACACAACTTGCTGGCGTCATTCTATTTGATCACCTGTTTCATAATGCCGATCGAACAAGTAACTATAAAAACCTCTTAATAAAACAACAAGAATCAGGATATAAAATATACGCCATTGATAACTCGCACTTATTTATTTATGGCAATTGGACGGAACAACTTCTTCAACGTTTGAGTATGAAAATAAAAATTTACTATCATTATTCCTATGGATGGTTACTCAGATACTATCTTACCTTTCAGGATTTTTCCCCCTATCTTAAAATTGTATCAAAGATTAGCAATGCTCAAATCGAACAACTTGTACAGGAAATTCCTCATGAATGGCTACCAGATGAACAAGAAAAACAGGCGCTAATTGATTATATAAAACTCCGACGCAATACACTGGAAGAACTTTGGAAAAAGTTAGGCAAACATATTCCGCTAGATCATCGTTAG
- a CDS encoding 2-hydroxymuconate tautomerase, with product MMPFVQIDFLEGRTIEQKRALVKKVTEAIVETTNCPAEAVNIILREMPKEHLANAGKLRYDS from the coding sequence ATGATGCCATTTGTCCAAATTGATTTTCTTGAAGGCCGTACTATCGAGCAAAAAAGAGCTCTTGTCAAGAAGGTAACAGAAGCAATTGTTGAAACTACCAATTGTCCTGCTGAAGCTGTAAATATTATTTTGCGTGAAATGCCAAAAGAACATTTAGCTAATGCAGGTAAACTTCGTTATGATAGCTAA
- a CDS encoding 3D domain-containing protein, with translation MKKLQKFFILLLTVFMLNVVNVSQLVHADAPPQDAQNQLDIVATAYAPGAHDNGKWGDLTHMGTKVRPGVVAVDPNVIPLGSRVYIQFADGHGVYAQAEDTGGAIKGNRIDIAMSSVDEANDFGMKNVTVFVLNK, from the coding sequence ATGAAAAAGTTGCAAAAATTTTTTATATTGCTATTGACTGTTTTTATGCTGAATGTTGTCAACGTGTCTCAGTTAGTTCATGCTGATGCACCGCCGCAAGATGCCCAAAATCAATTGGATATTGTTGCGACGGCTTATGCGCCTGGTGCGCATGACAATGGCAAATGGGGAGATTTGACTCATATGGGAACAAAAGTACGTCCCGGAGTGGTTGCTGTCGATCCCAATGTGATTCCACTTGGATCGCGCGTTTATATTCAATTCGCCGATGGGCATGGTGTATATGCTCAAGCTGAAGATACAGGCGGTGCGATTAAAGGAAATCGTATTGACATTGCCATGTCATCCGTAGATGAAGCCAATGATTTTGGTATGAAAAATGTAACTGTGTTTGTTCTTAATAAGTAA
- a CDS encoding chemotaxis protein CheV, protein MANDKKGILLETGTNEFEIVEFTVGPTHYGINVAKVREVINKLPVTLMPNSHSYVDGVFTLRGRVMPLVNLPRVLGITSETKNSKVIVSELNNFFVGFLVDEVSRIHRISWTEMETPPSISDSDMVVGIIKMTDKMVILLDFEKIISAINPEINRKLTNIPQVTKSLEPRRKQKTILVAEDSAMLRDLLVDTLHTAGYTNIIATVNGKDAWEHLQSIAASHEEEPIEKKVQLVITDIEMPQMDGHNLTSRIKKHDILKKLPVIIFSSLINEEMRRKGESIGATAQVSKPEIEQLIDLIDKYIL, encoded by the coding sequence ATGGCTAACGATAAAAAAGGAATTTTACTTGAAACAGGTACAAATGAATTTGAAATTGTAGAATTTACCGTAGGCCCTACTCATTATGGAATTAACGTTGCCAAAGTCCGTGAAGTCATTAATAAACTTCCAGTAACTTTGATGCCGAATTCACATTCTTATGTTGATGGTGTCTTTACGCTCCGGGGACGTGTCATGCCACTTGTCAATTTGCCACGTGTCTTAGGAATTACCTCTGAAACAAAGAACTCCAAGGTCATTGTCAGTGAACTAAATAATTTTTTTGTCGGCTTTCTTGTTGATGAAGTATCACGTATTCATCGCATTTCATGGACAGAAATGGAAACCCCGCCAAGCATATCTGATTCGGACATGGTTGTTGGTATTATAAAAATGACAGATAAAATGGTTATTCTCTTGGATTTTGAAAAAATCATTTCAGCAATTAATCCAGAAATAAATCGAAAATTAACGAATATCCCACAAGTTACAAAATCTTTAGAACCGCGTCGTAAACAAAAGACCATTCTCGTTGCCGAAGATTCCGCTATGCTACGTGATCTGCTTGTAGATACCCTTCATACCGCGGGCTATACCAATATTATTGCCACAGTAAACGGTAAAGATGCTTGGGAACACTTGCAATCAATTGCCGCTTCCCATGAGGAAGAACCCATTGAAAAGAAAGTCCAACTTGTCATTACAGACATTGAGATGCCACAAATGGATGGTCATAACCTGACTAGTCGCATCAAAAAACATGATATACTAAAAAAATTGCCTGTCATTATCTTCTCCTCACTCATCAATGAAGAAATGCGTCGCAAAGGGGAAAGCATTGGAGCCACTGCTCAAGTGTCAAAACCAGAAATTGAACAGCTCATTGACTTGATTGACAAATACATACTTTAA